The following are encoded in a window of Pseudomonas multiresinivorans genomic DNA:
- the rfaD gene encoding ADP-glyceromanno-heptose 6-epimerase — protein sequence MSIIVTGAAGFIGSNLVKALNQRGETDIIAVDDLTEGDKFANLADCDISDYLDKRDFIERYARGDFGVVRALLHQGACSSTMERDGRYMMDNNYRYSCELLDASLSLGVPFLYASSAAVYGGGQEFREIRSCERPLNVYGYSKFLFDQRVRKVLPTARTQVAGFRYFNVYGPREQHKGRMASVAFHCFNQFRETGKVKLFGEYGDYPAGGHLRDFVSVEDVARVNLHFLDNPERSGIFNLGSGRAQPFNDVALAVINTLREQQDLQPLTLDAAIRAGLLEYTEFPDELRGKYQCYTCADIAFLREAGYRVPMMGVEEGVQRYCRWLLQQA from the coding sequence ATGAGCATCATTGTCACTGGCGCCGCCGGCTTTATCGGCAGCAATCTCGTCAAGGCGCTGAACCAGCGCGGCGAGACCGACATCATCGCGGTCGATGATCTGACCGAGGGCGACAAGTTCGCCAACCTAGCCGACTGCGACATCAGCGACTACCTCGACAAGCGCGACTTCATCGAGCGCTACGCCCGCGGCGACTTCGGCGTGGTTCGAGCGCTGCTGCACCAGGGCGCCTGCTCCAGCACCATGGAGCGCGACGGGCGCTACATGATGGACAACAACTACCGCTACAGCTGCGAGTTGCTGGACGCCAGCCTGTCCCTGGGCGTGCCGTTCCTCTATGCCTCCTCGGCGGCGGTCTATGGCGGCGGCCAGGAGTTCCGCGAGATACGCTCCTGCGAGCGGCCGCTGAACGTCTACGGCTACTCGAAGTTCCTCTTCGACCAGCGCGTGCGCAAGGTGCTGCCCACCGCTCGTACGCAGGTGGCCGGCTTCCGCTACTTCAACGTCTACGGCCCGCGTGAGCAGCACAAGGGGCGCATGGCGTCGGTGGCCTTCCACTGCTTCAACCAGTTCCGCGAGACCGGCAAGGTGAAGCTGTTCGGCGAGTACGGCGACTACCCGGCCGGCGGCCACCTGCGCGATTTCGTCTCGGTGGAGGATGTGGCCAGGGTCAACCTGCATTTCCTCGATAATCCCGAACGCAGCGGAATCTTCAACCTCGGCAGCGGCCGCGCCCAGCCGTTCAACGACGTGGCGCTGGCGGTGATCAACACCCTGCGCGAACAGCAGGACCTGCAGCCGCTGACCCTGGACGCGGCGATCCGCGCCGGACTGCTGGAGTACACCGAGTTCCCGGACGAGTTGCGCGGCAAGTACCAGTGCTACACCTGTGCTGATATCGCCTTCCTGCGCGAGGCGGGCTACCGCGTGCCGATGATGGGCGTGGAGGAGGGGGTGCAGCGTTACTGCCGGTGGTTGCTGCAACAGGCTTGA
- a CDS encoding tRNA-binding protein, translated as MSADTIEWQDFERVELRVGTIVQAEPNVKARKPAYILQVDLGPLGIKTSSAQITAHYDADELIGRQVLCVCNFEPKSIAGVRSEVLVTGAYDSDDKVVLAGFDKPLPNGARLA; from the coding sequence ATGTCGGCAGACACCATCGAGTGGCAGGATTTCGAGCGCGTCGAACTGCGCGTGGGCACCATCGTCCAGGCCGAACCCAACGTGAAGGCGCGCAAGCCCGCCTACATCCTCCAGGTCGACCTCGGCCCGCTGGGGATCAAGACCTCCAGCGCACAGATCACCGCGCACTATGACGCTGACGAGCTGATCGGCCGCCAGGTGCTGTGCGTGTGCAACTTCGAACCCAAGTCCATCGCCGGCGTGCGCTCGGAAGTACTGGTCACCGGCGCCTACGACAGCGACGACAAGGTGGTGCTCGCCGGTTTCGACAAGCCGCTGCCCAATGGCGCGCGGCTGGCCTGA
- a CDS encoding SelT/SelW/SelH family protein, whose product MSEAKAEIVITYCTQCQWLLRAAWLAQELLSTFGDDLGKVSLVPGTGGVFHITCDAEQIWERKADGGFPEAKVLKQRVRDRIDPQRDLGHNDRS is encoded by the coding sequence ATGTCCGAAGCCAAAGCCGAAATCGTCATCACCTATTGCACCCAGTGCCAGTGGCTGCTGCGCGCCGCCTGGCTGGCCCAGGAACTGCTGAGCACCTTTGGCGACGACCTGGGCAAGGTCAGCCTGGTGCCGGGCACTGGTGGGGTCTTCCACATCACCTGCGACGCCGAGCAGATCTGGGAGCGCAAGGCCGACGGCGGTTTCCCCGAGGCCAAGGTGCTCAAGCAGCGCGTGCGCGACCGCATCGATCCGCAGCGCGACCTGGGCCATAACGATCGTTCCTGA
- a CDS encoding patatin-like phospholipase family protein, whose protein sequence is MRRLLFALLLLLPLGALAANTPPKIGLVLSGGAARGLAHIGVLKALDEQGIHVDAIAGTSMGAVIGGLYAAGYTPKELEQLALGLDWKEALSDSPPRVDVPFRRKQDDRDFLVKQKLSFRDDGTLGLPLGAIQGQNLSMLLESLLVHTSDTRDFDQLAIPFRAVATDISTGEKVVFSKGHLPQAIRASMSIPAVFAPVEVNGKLLVDGGMVDNIPVDVARQMGVDVVIVVDIGNPLLDRKQLATVVDMLNQSITLMTRKNSEAQLATLKSSDILVQPPLSGYSSTDFGRVPQLIDAGYRATSILAPRLAALRKPADAQAVALNEARTPGERQPVIDRIEVENNSKVSDDVILHYIRQPLGEHLDLERLQRDMSTLYGLDYFDQVQYRVVHRKDGNALVIHAYGKRGGTDYLRLGLNLSDDLRGDSTFNVGGSYRMNGINRLGAEWLTRLQIGDQQELYSEFYQPLDVGSRYFVAPYVFNEAQNVEATDNDDPIAEYRLERYGYGLNLGRQIANNGEIRLGVAQAFGKADVRVGEQDLPDFHFTEGYAELKYSFDTMDNVDFPREGENIQTSFREHTPSLGDDDRYRQWDLRLDKALSSGPNTWLLGGGYGRTIDDAEVVVSSFLLGGARQLSGYRQDALAGQNYSLGRVIYYRRMTERSFLPLDFPFYLGGSLERGRVWNNDNSYDTGYINAGSILMGFETPLGPLSFSYGLNDASEHAVYINLGRNF, encoded by the coding sequence ATGCGCCGACTGCTGTTCGCCCTCCTCCTGCTCCTTCCCCTCGGCGCCCTGGCGGCGAACACTCCACCGAAGATCGGCCTGGTCCTCTCCGGCGGCGCAGCGCGCGGCCTGGCGCACATCGGCGTGCTGAAGGCGCTGGACGAACAGGGCATCCATGTCGACGCCATCGCCGGCACCAGCATGGGCGCAGTGATCGGCGGCCTCTATGCAGCGGGCTATACGCCAAAGGAGCTGGAACAACTCGCCCTGGGGCTGGACTGGAAGGAAGCGCTGTCCGACTCGCCGCCGCGGGTCGACGTGCCCTTCCGCCGCAAGCAGGACGACCGCGATTTCCTGGTGAAGCAGAAGCTCAGCTTCCGCGACGACGGCACCCTCGGCCTGCCGCTGGGTGCCATCCAGGGGCAGAACCTGTCGATGCTGCTGGAAAGCCTGCTGGTGCACACCAGCGATACCCGCGACTTCGATCAGCTGGCGATTCCCTTCCGCGCAGTGGCCACCGATATCTCCACCGGCGAGAAAGTGGTGTTCAGCAAGGGCCACCTGCCCCAGGCGATCCGCGCCAGCATGTCGATCCCGGCGGTGTTCGCGCCGGTGGAGGTCAACGGCAAGCTGCTGGTGGACGGCGGCATGGTCGACAACATTCCGGTGGACGTGGCCCGGCAGATGGGCGTCGACGTGGTCATCGTGGTCGACATCGGCAACCCGCTGCTGGACCGCAAGCAGCTGGCCACCGTGGTGGACATGCTCAACCAGTCCATCACCCTGATGACCCGCAAGAACTCCGAAGCACAGCTGGCCACCCTGAAATCCAGCGATATCCTGGTGCAGCCGCCGCTCAGTGGCTACAGCTCCACCGACTTCGGCCGCGTGCCGCAGTTGATCGACGCCGGCTACCGCGCCACCAGCATCCTCGCCCCGCGCCTGGCAGCGCTGCGCAAACCCGCCGACGCCCAGGCGGTGGCGCTGAACGAGGCGCGCACACCGGGCGAGCGCCAACCGGTGATCGACCGCATCGAGGTGGAGAACAACTCCAAGGTCAGCGACGACGTCATCCTCCATTACATCCGCCAGCCGCTGGGCGAGCACCTGGACCTGGAACGCCTGCAGCGCGACATGAGCACCCTCTACGGCCTGGATTATTTCGACCAGGTTCAGTACCGGGTCGTGCACCGCAAGGATGGCAATGCGCTGGTGATCCACGCCTATGGCAAGCGCGGCGGCACCGACTACCTGCGCCTGGGCCTGAACCTCTCCGACGACCTGCGCGGCGACAGCACCTTCAACGTGGGCGGCAGCTACCGCATGAACGGTATCAACCGCCTCGGCGCGGAATGGCTGACTCGCCTGCAGATCGGCGACCAGCAGGAACTCTACAGCGAGTTCTACCAACCGCTGGACGTGGGCTCGCGCTACTTCGTCGCTCCCTACGTATTCAACGAGGCGCAGAACGTCGAGGCCACCGACAACGACGACCCCATCGCCGAGTACCGCCTGGAGCGCTATGGCTACGGGTTGAACCTTGGCCGGCAGATCGCCAACAACGGCGAGATCCGCCTCGGCGTCGCCCAGGCCTTCGGCAAGGCCGACGTACGCGTGGGCGAACAGGACCTGCCGGACTTCCACTTCACCGAAGGCTACGCCGAGCTCAAGTATTCCTTCGACACCATGGACAACGTCGACTTCCCACGCGAAGGCGAGAACATCCAGACCTCCTTCCGCGAGCACACGCCGTCCCTGGGCGACGACGACCGCTACCGGCAATGGGATTTGCGCCTGGACAAGGCGTTGAGCAGCGGCCCCAACACCTGGCTGCTGGGCGGCGGCTACGGCCGCACCATCGATGACGCCGAGGTGGTGGTGTCGAGCTTTCTGCTCGGCGGCGCGCGGCAACTCTCCGGCTATCGCCAGGATGCCCTCGCGGGGCAGAACTACAGCCTCGGCCGGGTCATCTACTACCGGCGCATGACCGAGCGATCGTTCCTGCCGCTGGACTTCCCCTTCTACCTGGGCGGCAGCCTGGAGCGCGGGCGGGTGTGGAACAACGACAACAGCTACGACACCGGCTACATCAACGCCGGCAGCATCCTGATGGGCTTCGAGACGCCGCTCGGGCCGCTGTCCTTCAGCTACGGCCTGAACGATGCCAGCGAGCACGCGGTGTACATCAACCTGGGCCGCAATTTCTAA
- the slyA gene encoding transcriptional regulator SlyA, producing the protein MSDNDKHYFGTQLAQASRAWRAELDRRLSHLGLSQARWLVLLHLARHSAAPTQRELAQSVGVEGPTLARLLDGLEAQGLVRRQAVAEDRRAKRIALTPKADVLITDIENIAAAVRNEVLAGITEEEIALCQKTLSRILGNLERN; encoded by the coding sequence ATGTCAGATAACGATAAGCACTACTTCGGTACCCAATTGGCCCAGGCTTCACGTGCATGGCGGGCTGAACTCGACCGCCGTCTCAGTCATCTCGGACTTTCCCAGGCGCGCTGGCTGGTGCTGCTGCACCTGGCGCGTCACTCCGCCGCTCCCACCCAGCGCGAGCTCGCGCAATCGGTCGGGGTCGAAGGTCCGACGCTGGCCCGTCTGCTGGACGGCCTCGAAGCCCAAGGCCTGGTCCGGCGGCAAGCCGTGGCCGAAGACCGTCGCGCCAAGCGCATCGCCCTGACCCCCAAGGCAGACGTGCTGATCACCGACATCGAGAACATCGCCGCCGCGGTTCGCAACGAAGTACTGGCGGGGATTACCGAGGAAGAAATCGCGCTGTGCCAGAAAACGCTCAGTCGGATTCTCGGCAACCTTGAGCGAAACTGA
- a CDS encoding DMT family transporter produces MNRITQLTPRGALIGLHIGALMFGLSGIFGKLILAGPLVIVFGRALFGSLSLAAVFAGHLRQQKRPTLKQAAMLLGGGVLLCTHWLTFFLAVKVGNVAVATLGFASFPAFTVLLEGLLFRERIRKGEYLVVALVCIGLVMVTPTLDLRDGATAGLLWGTLSGLLFALLSLANRVSVRGIDPIQAALCQNLTIIACLLPLVLFELPAIRGMDWLWLVALGVLCTGVAHSLFVASLRLIKARTAAVIFALEPVYGIAFAAALFGEEPSVRMLAGGALIIFATFLSARGSH; encoded by the coding sequence ATGAATCGCATTACCCAACTCACGCCCCGCGGCGCCCTGATCGGCCTGCACATCGGCGCCCTGATGTTCGGGCTGTCCGGCATCTTCGGCAAACTCATCCTCGCCGGCCCCCTGGTCATCGTCTTCGGCCGCGCGCTGTTCGGCTCGCTGTCGCTGGCGGCGGTTTTCGCCGGGCATCTGCGGCAACAGAAGCGCCCCACACTCAAGCAGGCGGCCATGTTGCTGGGTGGCGGCGTGCTGCTGTGCACCCACTGGCTGACGTTCTTCCTCGCCGTGAAAGTCGGCAACGTGGCAGTCGCGACACTCGGCTTTGCCAGCTTCCCCGCCTTCACCGTGCTGCTGGAAGGCCTGCTGTTCCGCGAACGCATCCGCAAGGGTGAATACCTGGTGGTGGCGCTGGTGTGCATCGGCCTGGTAATGGTCACGCCGACCCTGGACCTGCGCGACGGCGCCACCGCCGGGCTGCTCTGGGGCACCCTCTCCGGGCTGCTGTTCGCCCTGCTGTCGCTGGCCAACCGGGTCAGCGTGCGCGGGATCGACCCGATCCAGGCGGCGCTGTGCCAGAACCTGACGATCATCGCCTGCCTGCTGCCGCTGGTGCTCTTCGAGTTGCCCGCGATTCGCGGCATGGACTGGTTGTGGCTGGTGGCGCTGGGCGTGCTCTGCACCGGTGTCGCCCACAGCCTGTTCGTCGCCAGCCTGCGGCTGATCAAGGCACGCACGGCGGCGGTGATCTTCGCCCTGGAGCCGGTCTACGGCATCGCCTTCGCCGCCGCGCTGTTCGGCGAGGAGCCGAGTGTGCGGATGCTGGCGGGCGGCGCGCTGATCATCTTCGCGACCTTCCTCAGCGCACGTGGATCGCACTGA
- a CDS encoding FimV/HubP family polar landmark protein produces MHSGLNQPLDAEIALLQTGDMTSDELVAKLASPADYENAGVDRFVFLQNLRFTPVIRNGRGYIKVVSTQPVHEPYLNFLIAVERPNGRLLREYTVLIDPPEYSANRSLAANLASSVPAPSRASGYRAEPVRRAPAQPSLPAGDGRYTTVRNDTLWKISSRLSGTGVSRSQLMDSIVALNPQAFVNGDPHRLKVGQTLILPQGQQLAGNTAAPAPQAASTEASTPAAPAAAAAVAAPTQAQGSTAASTAPAGGADAAKVEADLLLANAQRDQLNQRMDAMQKQLESLQQALQSRDQQVQTLQAELDRRQGEAASGNAPAADAPTANAPTNAIPAAPNAVAPAQQDAPAASVAQPATPVQDAQDSGFNYWPWLGAGALGALLVGLLFARRKREEKPVEMPPLQAAPEPVRPLPPAKPLAAAVVAPVPIPHPVVIATPEPGVARLPAASADSLEGADIYIAYGRFNQARDMLRKAVNAEPNRRELRMKLLLVLAELGDVAGFHEEEHALVAVGGDQKQIDQLKSRYPAMLIRPEDTLQAPTGETLTDWDDLELGEPVAAPAEQPKAAQDQPDFAMNLSDLSLDLDWDKLDNPFESPKQGKAASKAAQEVPSDFRSNLHELPEITELDLGEHGEMFGHGNKAQVEDDLTFDLPDDIGHEHDELLASLDRARKCIDQGNLEEAYGILKQVIASGDSKAKAEARELLALIA; encoded by the coding sequence TTGCACTCCGGGCTGAACCAGCCGCTGGATGCCGAGATCGCCCTGCTGCAGACCGGCGACATGACGTCCGACGAACTGGTGGCCAAGCTCGCCAGCCCCGCGGACTACGAGAATGCCGGGGTCGACCGCTTCGTGTTCCTGCAGAACCTGCGCTTCACTCCGGTGATTCGCAACGGCCGTGGCTACATCAAGGTGGTGTCCACGCAGCCGGTACACGAGCCTTACCTGAATTTCCTGATTGCCGTGGAGCGCCCCAACGGCCGCCTGCTGCGCGAGTACACCGTGCTCATCGATCCGCCGGAGTACAGCGCCAACCGCAGCCTGGCCGCCAATCTGGCGAGCAGCGTGCCGGCGCCTTCGCGGGCTTCCGGCTATCGCGCGGAACCTGTGCGCAGGGCTCCGGCGCAACCGTCGTTGCCGGCTGGCGATGGCCGCTACACCACGGTGCGCAATGACACTTTGTGGAAGATCAGTTCGCGCCTGAGCGGCACTGGCGTTTCGCGCTCGCAACTGATGGACAGCATCGTCGCGCTGAATCCGCAGGCCTTCGTCAATGGCGATCCGCATCGACTGAAGGTCGGCCAGACGCTGATCCTGCCTCAGGGCCAGCAGCTCGCCGGCAATACTGCCGCGCCCGCTCCACAGGCAGCTTCGACCGAGGCATCCACGCCTGCCGCGCCCGCAGCCGCAGCCGCAGTCGCAGCCCCGACTCAGGCCCAGGGCAGCACCGCCGCGTCGACCGCGCCGGCCGGTGGAGCCGATGCCGCCAAGGTCGAGGCCGACCTGCTCCTGGCCAACGCCCAGCGCGACCAGTTGAACCAGCGCATGGACGCCATGCAGAAGCAGCTGGAGTCCCTGCAGCAGGCGCTGCAGAGCCGCGACCAGCAGGTGCAGACGCTGCAGGCCGAGCTGGATCGCCGCCAGGGCGAAGCCGCCTCCGGCAATGCCCCGGCAGCCGATGCGCCTACGGCCAATGCGCCAACCAATGCCATTCCCGCTGCCCCCAATGCGGTGGCGCCGGCGCAGCAGGATGCCCCGGCTGCGAGCGTTGCCCAGCCGGCGACCCCGGTGCAGGACGCGCAGGACAGCGGTTTCAACTACTGGCCATGGCTGGGTGCTGGTGCTCTCGGCGCACTGTTGGTCGGCCTGCTGTTCGCCCGCCGCAAGCGCGAGGAAAAACCGGTCGAGATGCCGCCCCTGCAGGCGGCCCCCGAGCCGGTCAGACCGCTCCCGCCGGCCAAGCCGCTGGCCGCTGCCGTTGTGGCTCCGGTACCGATTCCGCATCCGGTAGTGATCGCCACTCCGGAACCGGGCGTCGCCCGGCTGCCGGCCGCCAGCGCAGACAGTCTGGAAGGTGCGGATATCTACATCGCTTACGGCCGCTTCAACCAGGCCCGCGACATGCTGCGCAAGGCCGTCAATGCCGAGCCGAACCGCCGCGAGCTGCGCATGAAGCTGCTGCTGGTGCTGGCCGAGCTGGGTGACGTGGCAGGCTTCCATGAGGAAGAGCACGCCCTGGTGGCTGTCGGCGGCGACCAGAAGCAGATCGACCAGCTCAAGTCGCGTTATCCGGCGATGCTGATTCGCCCGGAAGACACCCTCCAGGCGCCCACCGGGGAGACGCTGACCGATTGGGACGATCTCGAGCTGGGCGAGCCGGTGGCCGCCCCCGCGGAGCAGCCCAAGGCGGCCCAGGACCAGCCGGACTTCGCCATGAACCTCAGCGACCTGTCGCTGGACCTGGACTGGGACAAGCTCGACAACCCCTTCGAGTCGCCCAAGCAGGGCAAGGCTGCTTCCAAGGCTGCCCAGGAAGTGCCATCGGACTTCCGCAGCAACCTGCATGAACTGCCGGAAATCACCGAGCTGGACCTGGGCGAGCACGGCGAGATGTTTGGCCATGGCAACAAGGCCCAGGTGGAGGATGACCTGACCTTCGACCTGCCCGACGACATCGGTCACGAGCATGATGAGTTGCTGGCCAGCCTCGACCGTGCACGCAAATGCATCGACCAGGGCAACCTGGAAGAAGCCTACGGCATCCTCAAACAGGTGATCGCCAGTGGCGACTCCAAGGCCAAGGCTGAAGCGCGCGAGCTGCTGGCGCTGATTGCCTGA